From a single Candidatus Defluviilinea gracilis genomic region:
- a CDS encoding alpha/beta fold hydrolase → MKQEIRFCTAFDGIRLAYAKVGQGPPLVKVGNWMSHLEYDWNSPVWGAWMEGWSRFHTFYRYDPRGCGLSDWNVTNFSFEALVSDLEAVVDAAGLEQFDLFAMSQGGCVSMAYTARHPERVRRLILYGGYLQGGLARNPTPEAVEEVEVWLKLLKLSWGNENPAYRHVFTMTLIPEGTPEQLDWFNHLQFISTSPANAMEVQRMFNQVDVCDLAKTIKAPTMVIQAKHDTAVAFEEGRKTAAHIPGSQFVILDSKNHVLMKNEPAWSNFWDEFYRFLEVGRESSTARREASVEEKVWSQLTSREREVMRLLAEGKSNLEISQKLVLSEKTIRNYVSSIYEKLQINSRGELIVLARKLGLMTDK, encoded by the coding sequence ATGAAACAGGAAATCCGTTTCTGCACAGCCTTCGATGGGATCCGCCTTGCTTATGCCAAAGTTGGGCAGGGTCCGCCATTGGTGAAGGTCGGCAATTGGATGAGTCATCTGGAGTATGACTGGAACAGTCCCGTTTGGGGAGCGTGGATGGAGGGCTGGTCGCGGTTTCATACGTTTTACCGATATGACCCGCGCGGCTGTGGTCTCTCGGATTGGAATGTGACCAATTTTTCCTTCGAGGCATTGGTTAGCGATTTGGAAGCGGTAGTGGATGCGGCTGGGTTGGAACAGTTCGATCTGTTTGCCATGTCGCAGGGCGGATGTGTATCCATGGCGTACACGGCAAGGCATCCCGAACGAGTTCGAAGGCTGATCCTGTACGGCGGTTATCTTCAAGGAGGCTTGGCAAGGAATCCCACGCCCGAAGCGGTGGAAGAGGTGGAGGTGTGGCTCAAACTTCTCAAGTTGAGTTGGGGAAATGAAAACCCAGCCTATCGGCATGTATTTACAATGACTTTAATTCCAGAGGGGACCCCCGAACAATTGGACTGGTTCAACCATTTGCAATTCATCTCCACATCCCCTGCCAACGCCATGGAAGTTCAGCGAATGTTCAATCAGGTGGATGTGTGCGACCTGGCGAAAACGATCAAGGCGCCAACCATGGTCATTCAGGCAAAACACGATACAGCCGTTGCGTTTGAAGAGGGACGGAAGACTGCGGCTCACATCCCAGGCTCACAGTTCGTCATTTTGGACAGCAAGAATCACGTCTTGATGAAGAACGAGCCAGCATGGTCAAATTTTTGGGATGAGTTCTATCGCTTCCTTGAGGTGGGCAGGGAATCCTCCACAGCGAGGCGCGAGGCTTCAGTGGAGGAAAAGGTCTGGTCCCAGCTCACCAGCCGCGAGCGTGAGGTGATGCGGCTGTTAGCCGAAGGCAAATCCAATTTGGAGATTTCACAAAAACTCGTTTTGAGCGAAAAGACCATCCGTAATTACGTCTCGAGTATTTACGAGAAATTGCAGATCAACAGTCGAGGCGAGTTGATCGTGCTGGCGCGCAAATTGGGATTGATGACGGATAAATAA